The region GAGGTGGCGGCGATCAGCGCCAAGCTCGCGCCAAATGTTTTTGCTATATCCATACCCCCCAAGCACTGCAGTGTGTCTCGCTGTACGGCTCCAACGACATATAGTTCGAGACCTTGGAGCAAGGTGATCCACACAGCATCCTGTTCAGCAATGGGGGCACCGAGATGCAAATTGTGATAGACACTATCGACCCCGACGGCGGGTGTCGCGCTTTGATTGTCGAGCCAATAGACTGTGATGGCACCATGCTGCTCGTCCGTAGGAACGCCCGGGACATTCGCATTACTGATGTTGGCTGGAATGAATGTGAGGTTGCGGCGGCTGTCATCGACCTCGCGGACAATCACATGCTAGGCCTCGCTGCAAATAAAGACGCTGATGTCTTGATCGCTCTGTTGCGAAAAATGACCTAAGGCTGCCCATCCAAAACTCTTCGGTGACGTAGGCTAACTTTGGGCCATTCTTCGGGGCTGCAGGTCATTTGTATCGTCGTAGCCTAGCGGCTGGTTTCACCCTACCCCCTGCAGATGCCCCTAGCTCGAAGAATCGTTCTTCACTGTCCGATCTATCGACCTGAGCCCTCGCGAACCTCGTTGAGCGATACGTCAGCGACGGGGTGTCATTGCTCGCCATCGTCGGCTGAGGACGGCTCGGCAGGAGCGCAGCCATCGTTCAATATCTCTGATGTTATCCATAAGCTCTATTCGTTTGAATGATGGATTGCCGAGGCCCATATTGTGATCATGGACATGGACGAAGCCTCCCATCGAACCATGCCCAGACCTAAAGAAAGGAACGGAAAATGACTACGCTCACCTATCGGGGTGCCGGCAAGTCGCTCACCTCCGGCGACGGCCGCTTCGACCTGGCACATTATGCCCGTAGCATGGTGCTTGCCTGGACGCGCTGGCGGACGGCTCGCGAAATCGAAGCCATGCCTTTCGACATCCGCAAGGATATCGGCTGGCCGAGCACGGACGACAACAAACACCGGACCGTGTAACGAATGCGACATTCTCCTCAAGATGACGGCGGCGCCTGCATCACGCGGCGCCGCCTTTTTCGTGGCGTGATCATCCATTCCCGGCCCGTTTTCAGTCTTGAATTTCAGTCGCCTTTCAGCCTGTTCCTTGCCTCAACCGCGATCCTCCCGGCAGTTTGACCGGTCAGATATCGGCCGATGTCGCATATTTGCTCTTCCCGGCCGCATTTTTCCATGCCAGTGTCGCTTTCAGGATATCGGCGCGACGCATTCCGCGCAACGAATATGTCATCGTTCCTCGAGGATGGATTTCGCTATGAACAGGATGCAGATCAAGAAGCGTTCGCTGGTCTTCTTTATGGTACCGCAATTCACCATGCTGCCCTTTTCGGCGGCCGTGGACACGTTGCGCATCGCCAATCGCATGCTCGGCTATCAGGCCTATACCTGGCGGCTCGCCTCCCTCGACGGGGACAAGGTCTATTCCTCCTGCGGCATCGGCGTCGAGGCGAATTCCTCGCTCGCCGAGGAGCGCCGCCATCTCGGCGGCGAAAACCGGCCGGGCATGGTGCTCGTCTGTTCCGGCATCGATGTCGAGCAATTCAACAACAAGTCGGTCAATGCCTGGCTGCGCGAATGCTACAATCGCAGCGTCGCCGTCGGCAGCCTCTGTACGGGCGCGCATGTGCTGGCCCAGGCCGGGCTTTTGAATGGCAAGCGCTGCGCCATCCACTGGGAAAACCTGCCGGGCTTCTCCGAAGCCTTTCCGCAGGCGGAGGTCTATGCCGATCTCTATGAGATCGACGGCAATCTCTATACCTGCGCCGGCGGCACCGCCTCGCTCGACATGATGCTGAACCTCGTCGGCGAGGATTTCGGCGAAAGCCTCGTCAATCGCATCTGCGAACAGCACCTGACCGACCGCGTGCGCAACCCGCACGACCGGCAGCGCCTGCCGCTGCGCGCCCGTCTCGGCGTGCAGAACGCCAAGGTGCTGTCGATCATCGAGTTGATGGAAGGCAATCTGGCCGAGCCGCTGTCGCTGATCGAGATCGCCGATGGCGCCGGCCTCTCCCGCCGGCAGATCGAACGGCTGTTCCGCCAGGAGATGGGCCGCTCGCCGGCCCGCTACTATCTGGAAATCCGCCTCGACCGCGCCCGCCATCTGCTGGTGCAGTCCTCGATGCCCGTCGTCGAGGTCGCCGTCGCCTGCGGCTTCGTCTCGGCTTCGCATTTCTCCAAGTGTTATCGCGAACTCTACCATCGCTCGCCGCAGCAGGAGCGCGCCGAGCGCAAGATGACCATGGCGACCGCGCGCCAGCAGGCGGTCGCGGCCTGAGAGTTTGAAAGAGAGCGCCGCCCGAAATGAAAGGGCGGCGCCTCGCCCGAATAGCTTATTGCGCCGCTTCTTCCGTCATCCTGGCGTCGGAATAGACCTGGTTGCGCCCTCTGTGCTTGGCCATATAGAGGAACTGGTCGGCGGCGTTGAGATAGTTCTCGAAGGTTTCGTAGCCCTCGATTTCGGCGATGCCGATCGAAATCGTGACGCCGAGTTCCTCGTCGTCGGCGGTGACCTTCAGCCGGGAAATGTCCGAGCGGATCTCGTCGCAGAGCTTGGTCGCCGCAAGGGAATCCATCTGCGGGAAAAGGATGGCGAATTCCTCGCCGCCAAGCCGCGAGAGAAGATTGTCGCTGCCGTCGAAGATCGTGAACAGCCTGTTTGCGACAGCCTTCAGCACCTTGTCGCCGATCTCGTGGCCGTAGGTGTCATTCAGCCGCTTGAAATGGTCGATATCGAGAATGGCGACCGAACTCGGCACTTTCAGCCGAAGACACTCGTTCACCAGCTTCGGGCCGTTGTCGTAGAAATAGCGGCGGTTGTAGAGGCCGGTCAGATAGTCGCAAGCTGCTGCCGCCCGCAACTGCCGCATCTGCGCCAGCGTTTCGGCATTGTTGGCGATGCGGCATTGCAATTCCTCGGCGACGAAGGGCCGGTAGAGGAAATCGCTGGCGCCGGCCTTGAGGAAACTGGCAGACAGCATGCGGTCATTGGAGGCGGAAACACCGATGACGCGCAGCCTGTCCGAGCCGAAGCGGTGGCGGATGCGCCGCGTCAGCTCGTAGCCGCTCATATCGGGCATGTGGTGGTCGGTGACGACGAGTTCGATATCGCTGTAAGCCTCGAGTGCCGCCAATGCCTCGAGCCCCGAATTGGCCTCGACGACGAGATATTGCTGCGCCTTCAGCAGATCGACCAGCACCCGGCGCGCCGAGACGACATCATCGACGACGAGCACCCGCGTCTTGCGGTTGGAGATCGCGCGGCGGACGGTGGCGACCAGATTGTCGAGCGCGAATTCATTGTCCTTCAGCACGTAATCGATGACATTGCGCTCCATGATCTTGTTGCGCGTGTTGAGATCGAACGTGGCGGTGAAGACGATTGCCGGGATATCGTGCTCGATCGTGCAGTCGAGCGCTTCGCCATAGGGCGAATCCGGCAGGTTGAGATCAACGACGGCCATGGTGTAGCCGTGACCGTCCTCGGCAAGTTCTTTGCGAAGCGCCTTTAGCGAGGAGCAGGATTTGACCGCGAGACCGAGTTCGGTCTGGAACCGGTGGCAAAGCACGGCGGAAAACATACGGGAATCTTCAACCAGAAGTATTTTAAGCCCGCCGGAGCGGAGCCCGATGCCATCTCGCTGAAAATCCGCTTGAAAAGCCACAGCCGCTAATCCCCCATGCGTCCGATGGCCTCGACTCGGCCCTCTCCCCGGCGGGGCGAACGATAACCGAGAGGCCTGCGCGCGTGAAGGGGACAAATAGCGGCGTTACTTGCAATTGCAGAAATTCGACGACGGTGTGCGACCGCCGTCTCCGCGCCTGTGGCGACGCCGATACTGGAAGGGCCGTCAGGCAACCGCCCGCTCCTTGCGCATCGACTGGATTTGCAGCAGCGTGTCGAGGTTCTGGTTGACGCGGCAGTAGAACTCCTCGTCGATGAACGGGCGCAGCATGAAATCATTGCCGCCGGCCTTCAGGAAACGCGCCGAAAGCAACCGGTTCGAGGAGGAGGAAACACCGATGATGCGCAGCTCGTGCGAGCCGATATTGGAGCGAATGCGCCGCGTCAGCTCGAATCCGTCGATGTCGGGCATGTTGTAGTCGGTAATCATCAGGCCGATATCGCGGTTGGCCTTCAGGATCTCCAGCGCCTTGGCGCCGTTCTCGGCGGTGCTGACACGGAAATTGTAGCGTTTCAGCCGGCTCGACAGCAGCGCGCGGGCCGTCGCGCTGTCGTCGACGATCAACACGTGGTGACGATGATTGGTCAGGAACCGGCAGATCGATTCCGCCAGAAGATCGACGGCGAAGATATTGTCCTTGAGGATATAATCGACAATGTCCTTGGCCATCAGCTTGTCGCGCATGCTTTCATGGAAGGTGCCGGTAAAGACGATTGTCGGTATGGAAAGATCGACCAGATATTCGAGCGCTTCGCCGTTTTCGGCGCCGGGCAGGTTGATGTTCGAAATTGCCAGCGTGATCGGATCGGAAGACTTGTCATAGGAAAACTGCAGATCCTCGAAGCTGCGGCAGATTTCGACGTCGATGTCGAACAGCTCCTTGAGGCGTTTGCTGATCATCGAGGTGAATACGTTGGAATCTTCCGCGACAATAATGCGCGCACCGGCAAACATCTCCCCGGAATATTGCATCCCCGAAATACCTAGAAACGCCATAGCAAACCTTTGATGTAAATCTGTCCCCGGATCAAACCGATACATCAATTGATTTGACCAATGATTAATCAGCCCTGCTGGATATGAAGCGAAGAAGCGGCCGGAAGAGGCTGCCTCGGATTTCTTGCAGATATGATTAAGAAATCAGCCGCGGTACGCCGATCAACTCCAGCCGGGGGGCACACCGATCAGCCATCACCCTGCGAAGCGATTATAAACACGCTGCGACCGACACGCCGAGAGGTTCTCCCATGACCCAATCCGAACCGGTGATCGAATGGCTCCTCGATTCCGACCCGTCGATACGGTGGCAGGTGATGCGCGACCTGCTTGACGCCCCGGAGCGAAATTGGATGGCCGAGCGGGCGAAAGTCGAAACCGAAGGTTGGGGCGCCAGGCTGCTTGCCTGCCGGGACGAGGACGGGCAATGGGCGGGCGGCGCCTTCCTGCCCGCCGGTTTCGATCCCCAGGAGTGGCACGAGCACGGCCAGCCGTGGACGGCCACAAGCTTTTCGCTGTCGCAGCTCAGGGAGTTCGGTCTCGATCCCGCCTGCGAGCAGGCCAGGCGCGTCGTCGAGCTGATCGGCGCCAATGCCAGTTGGGAAGAAGGCGGCCAGCCCTATTGGCAAGGCGAAGTCGAAGAATGCATCAACGGCCGCACTGTCGCCGACGGCGCTTATTTCGGCATCGATGTCTCGCCGATCGTCGACAGGCTGGCCGGCGAGCGTCTCGACGACGGCGGCTGGAATTGCGAGAGGATCAACGGCTCTCACCGCTCCTCCTTCGCCAGCACCATCAATGTGCTGGAGGGACTGCTGGAGTTCGAGAAATCGACCGGAGGCACGCCGCGATCCCGCGAATCGCGCCGGACGGGCGAAGAATTCCTGCTCGAGCGTCACCTCTTCTGCCGTCTCGGCACCGGCGAGCCGGCCGACAAAAATTTCCTGCAGTTCCTGCACCCGAACCGCTGGCGCTACGACATCCTGCGCGCCCTCGATTATTTCCGCGCCAGTGCCATCCTGACCGCCGCCGCTCCCGATCCGCGCCTCGGCGAGGCGACCGAGCATCTGCGCTCCCGGCGCATTCAGGACGGCCGCTGGCCACTCGACTGGAGCCTGCCGGGGCGTGTGTGGTTCGATGTCGACGACGGGCAAGGCGAGCCCTCACGATGGATCACGCTCCGTGCGATGCGGGTGCTCAAATGGTGGGACGCTCAGCTCTCAATCGATGCCTGACGCCAAGCTCAGCGTGCGCAGGAAATGCGCCTCGATCTTGCGCAGCAATTCGCCGCGATCAGCAGGTGTTTCGCCGACCGGCTGATTGACCGCGCCGTGCAGGGCATTGAACAGGAACACCGCGGTAAAGCCGGGATCATCGACCGACCAGGCATCCCCGCCTGCCCCGCCGGCGAGCAGTTCGCTCAGATGGTCGATCAGGATGTTGCGCGACAGGCCTTCCCGCGTTGCCGGGGGCTCGGCCACGAAGGCCAGATGATGCAAGCCGGCCGCGTCGAGATAGCCGGTGGCGCATGCCGTCGACCAGGCGGAGAGCTTGCCGCACCAATCCGTTTGCTTTCGTTCCGCGACCGCCACGACAATGCCATCGAGAACGCCCTGCACGAGCATGGCGTCGAGAAGCTGGTCGTCGCTGAAGGGTCTCAGGCAGAATTTCCAGAACCAGCTCGGAGGGCCGGGACAGGCGCGTGCCGAGCGGTGTCACGACGAACGGCCGGTTACAAGGGCGCCTTCGCCAAGGAAGAAGGCGAGAAAGGTGCTCGATGCCGAGGGCAAGCGGATCGTCTGATCCCGCTTACTTGACGACGGCCGAGCCCTTGACGATGTCTATCGTCTCGCCGCCGTCGAGGCCGATGCGGTCGCCGTCGGGCGTCGTCATGAAGCAGCCGGAGGAGCAGAGGTTTTCCGAAGCGCCGGCATCGACCACGACTTCGACGCGCTGGCCGCTCTCGGTGATGACGAGCACCACGGCAGCTGGATCGGTGTTGGTGATGGATGCCGCCTGGACCGCGGGCGCGGCAAGCAGCGGGATAAGCAAAACGGCGGCAAACCTTGCCATCATGTGCGGCGGCGCGGGCGCGCCCTCCCCTCGAAAGATCGGTGCTGCCCTCGGCAGCAATCCCGATGGAGGAGATCATGCACATAGACCTGTGAATGATGGCTGAATGAGCCGTTCAGCTTTTCAGGCTGCCATCCGCCGTCCGCCCACGCAGCTGCCGCACCGGCCGCTCCTCTTCCTCGATGGGCTTGTTCTTTGGATCGTCCTGGCCGTCCGTCCGCTCCTTGACGGTATTGGCAAGGACCGGCGCGGCATCGCGATGAATGGTGAGGTCGCTCTGCGGCAGCGGGATCTCGATACCTTCAGCCTTGAAGCGCCGCAGGATCTCGATCCTGAGATTGTTGCGCACCGTCATGCCGTCGCCCATATCGGCGAGGAAGAAACGCAGCTCGAAATCGAGCGAATAGGGGCCGAAGCGCAGGAATTCGACCTGCGGCTCGGGATTGCGCATGACGAGCGGAATCTTCGCCGTCAGCTCCAGCAGGATATCCATCACCTTCTGCGGATCGGCGTCGTAGCTGACGGAAACCGGGATTTCCGAGCGGCCGATCTTGTTGCGGTGCGTCCAGTTGCCGACGAGGCCGTTGATCAACTCCGAATTCGGCACGATGATCGACTGCTTGCGGAAAGTCTCGATCTCGGTGGCGCGCACCGAGATGCGCTTGACGATGCCTTCGGCTGTGCCCGAGACGACGTGGTCGCCGACCTTGAACGGCCGCTCGACGAGCAGGATCAGGCCGGAGACGAAGTTGGAGACGATGTTCTGCAGGCCGAAACCGATGCCGACCGAAAGCGCGGAAGCGACGAGCGCCAGGCTCGACAGATCGATGCCGGCCGACGAAACGCCGATGATCGCCGCCAGGCCGACGCCGAGATAGCCAATGCCCGTCTTCACCGAATTGCGCACACCGAGATCGACATGGCTGCGCGCCATCACATTGCTGTCGAGCCAGCGCTGCAGCCAGCGCGACAGGAGATAGACGCCGGCAAACAGCAGGATGCCGGTGCAGATGCCGAGCAGCGAGATGCTGATGCCACCGAGCTTGACCTCGGTGAACAGCCGATAGGCGATGAGCTGCAGGTCCTGCACATGGAAGCCCCAGAGCAGCAGGATCAGGGGCACACCGACGACGAGCGCCACCGCATAGATGGCGAGGCCGACGACCAGGCCGGCCTGGTCGATCGCCACCGGTCCGAGATTGAAGCGGCGCGTCAGGAAGCGCGCGAAGAAGGTATCGCCGAAGCTTTCTTGCCGCGATATCGCCTTACCCGAAAGCAGGCCGACATACATGGTGGCGACGACAGCGCCGGTGATGATGAGCTGCGTGGCGACGAAGCGCGCCAGCCCGACGTAACCCGCAAGCGCCGTGACGATCAGGCCGGCGCCGACGACGCGCAGGATGATCGCCATGCCGCGCGGCCAATGCCGGCCCGGAGCATCGGGATCGCCGTTTTTCGCCAGCATCGGCTTGCCGAACGAGGCCACGATCAGGATCATGCCGATGATCAATGCGGCGATCAGGCTTCTCACCACCGTCAGCACCAGCGGCGAGCCCATCGCTTCGCCGATCGAGCCGAAGAAATAATCGAGCCCGTTGATAATAGCCATCGCCAGCAGGCAGTAGCCGATCGAGAGTGCGCCGAGATTGGAAAGCCGCACCAGCCGCCAGTGCGGTTCGTGCGGCGCGAAGATGGCGTTGACGAAGCGGCCGACGAAATAGACGAGCCCGATCGTCCCGAACAGCGCACCGATGACAGGGGCGATGTCAGGCCTCAGCACATTGAAACTGTTGAGGAAGAAGAACGACGTGACGAGCAGGACCGAAAGCGCCAGCGTGCGGATCAGCGTCGACCAGAAGGCGATCGACAGCCGGCCGATATAGGACGGGTTTTCGATCGCCTCGTCCCGGCGCAGATAGGAGCCGAACAGCCGATAGCTGCCGGAGAGCAGGATGAGCGCCGAAGCGAGCGACAGGAAAATCGCGGCAAACAGCGGGAAACGCTTGAACTTCCAGACGAAAGAGGTCCAGCTCGACAAAGCCTGCGAGAATTCGCCAGCCTCGTGCACGAAGGCGCTGGCGGCATCGTCAAGCACCGAGACGGAGATCTCGGTGCGCCTGAAAAGCGTGTCGGCAAAAAGCCGCCGCCGCATCTCGATGATCTCGTTGACGAGCTTCGTCACCGCGATCGACAGGTTTTCGGCGTCGCCCGTCACCGCATTGATCTGCGCCCGCTCGGCGGCGAGCGCGTTGCGTTCCTGGGTGACGATCTCGGCTTCGGGAGGCTGGCCATCCTTCGGCGGCTCGCCGATCTCGGCAAGCCGGTTCTTGATCTGGTCGAAACGCGGCCTGAGATTGACCGATATGGTGATGACGGCGCGGCTGAGTTCGTCGGCCTTGGTCGCAAGCCCGACCAGGGCATCGTCATTATCGGCATTCCCTTTGACGCTGTCCTGGAGGGCGACAAGCTCCGTCTTCGCCTTCTCGATCTCCTTCGCTGCCTGGTCGAATGGCGTATCCACGGGCGCCGGCGCGGCTGCCTGTGTCTGCGTTTCCTGCGCGAAGGCCACGGCACCTTCGAAAGGCGCGCCGGCACACGCCAGCGTCACGAGAAGAATGGTGCGAAGCAGGATGGACCTCAGCCGCAAAAGCGCCTCCGGAAAGGTTGTCGTCGGAATGGAATTCCAGCTTTTCCTAGCAAAGAAAGGCGACAGGATGGCGGAAACTCCTGGAAAGGCTCAGAAACCGGCGCCGGGCTTGGAGAGATAATCGCGCTCCCCGGCCGTCGACTCCCGTCCGAGCATCGCATTGCGGTGTGGAAAGCGGCCATAGGCGGCGATCACGTCGCGGTGGCGGATCGCATAATCCAGATATTCCGCATCGCCGAGCGCACTGAACAATGCCACCGAGCGTTCCTGCTCGCCAAGGTCTTCGGCATGTTCGAAGGGCAGATAGAAGAAGGTGCGGCAGGCGGTCTCGACCGCCTGGTCGGCGCCGGCGGCAAGCGCGAGCTTGGCCTCTCGAAGCGCCAGCCAGTCGGTGGCGAAGGCAAGCGGCGTGCCGCGATAAATGTTGCGGGAAAACTGGTCGAGCACGATGATGGCCGCGAGCCGGCTTTCCGCATCGGCCCGCCATTCGTCACCGATGCCTGCGGCAAGGGTAAGATGCGTCTCGCGAAAACCCTCGCGGATCTCGGCGTCGAGTTCCGCCGGCGGCCGGAACCAAAGCTCCCGGCCGCATCGGACGAACCAGAAATCGTAAACTTCCTGCGGCGTACGGATCGTCATCATGTTCGCCTTCCCTAACGTTAAGCCTCTTATATCACTCTAGTAAGATGTTGGAGAAATTGGACAATGATGTGCCAAGCGGCCCCTCATCCGCCTGCCGGCACCTTCTCCCCGCGCGCGGGGCGAAGGGGGATCGCCGCAAGCTTTCCGTCCCCACTCACCTCTCGTATGGCACGTCCCCTCTCCCCGTCAGAACGGGGAGAGGGTTAGGGTGAGGGGCAGACTTCTTGAAATATGGCCGCCATTGCGCAAAATTCTGCTGCGCAAAACCCTACTTCCCCTCGCTCAACGAAAACACCAGCGTCGCCTTCGTCCCGTCATGTCCGGGATCATAGGCTAGATCCGATTTCAAGCTCGCGGCCATGGCCGTCAGAATACGCGCGCCGAGCCCCGTTCCCCGCGCCGGGCTCTCCGGATCGAACCCTGCCCCATCATCCTCGACGACAACCCTCAGCGCCTCGTCCGTCTGATCGACAAAGACGCGGATCTCGCCCGGCACGCTGTCCGGATAGGCATATTTGAAGGCATTGGTGACGAGTTCGCTGACGATCAGCCCGAGCGTGATCACCTTGTCGGTCGCCAGATTGACCGGTTCAGCGGTCAACACGATGCGGTGCGGCCGCTTGTCGTCGCGCATCGAGGCTTCGAGTTCGGTCAGCAGACTGTCCAGATATTCGTCGACCTGCACCGAGCCGACCTGCCGGTTGGTATAGAGCCGGCGGTGCACGCTGGCGATGGCGTTGATGCGCATCTGCGTTTCGTGCAGCGCATCGATCGCCACCTGATCCTTGGTCATCGAGGATTGCATGCGGATCAGCGCGCCGACCAGACCGAGGCTGTTGGCGATGCGGTGATTGACCTCGGCAAGCAGCATTTCGGCAAGATCGCGCTGCTGGCGGATCACCTCCTGCGCCTGCGCCGTCTCGCGGCGAAAACGCGCCCGCTCCAGCGCCTGTTCCAGGGCGGCGGCGAGCAGGTCGAAATAATCGGCCGAGATCCCCTTGAGCATGTAATCGTCGGCGCCGGCCTTGAGCGCCGCGACCGCGATGCTGGTATCGTCCGAGCCGGTCGCGTAAATGACCGGCGGATGATCCGGCTGCGCCATGATGCAGGGCAGAATGTCGAGGCCGATCTCGTCAGCCAGGACATGATCGAGCACCACGGCGTCGAAGCCGCCTTCGCCGAGCCTGGCAAGGCCGGCAGCACCGTTCGGCGCCCATTCGACCGAAAAGCCCCGCCGGCTCAGATTCTTCTGCATCAAGAGGGCGAGCCCCTCATCGTCATCGATATAGAGGATGTGGATCAGGGCATCCGCATCGCCGCTAGAATTGCTCATTCCGTCTCCCGGCTTTCTCTCACAGCGACGACCGCCGGTAAGCGTCCGAGTCGTCCGCATGGCAATGTCGTATTGCATTGGCCGCCTGCGGTAAACAGCGGCGCCCTTGTCGCCGGCGGCACAGAGGGAGGATGTCGGGAAGCCGGAAATGAAATGCCGAAACACCGCGCGGCCCGATGGGTTCCGCCGGCGGGTTAACTTTCCCGAAATTTCCGATGACCGGATACTTCGGCCCCCGCCTCAGCCGGCAATTGCAGGAAGCGCAATGACGACATGACGCCGATCGCGCCGACCACGACGAAAGCCCAACGGAAATCGGCAAGCGCAGGATTGTCGGCGCCCCTGAGAGCCGAGGCGATATTGAGCACGGCCGCCGCCACCGCGACACCGAGCAGCATCGACGCCTGCTGCAGCATGCTCGACAGCGTCGAGGCGGAGCTGCGCTGTGCCGGGCCGATATCGGCGAAGGCGAGCGTGTTCAGCGCGGTGAATTCCATCGACCGCGACAGGCCGGCCAGGAAAAGCAGCGCATAAATGACAAACTGCGGCGTATCCGGCGACAGGAAACCGCAGGCGGCGATCGAAAGCGCGGCGATCAGCCCATTGAGCACAAGCACCGTGCGGAAGCCGAAGAAGCGCAAGAGGGGCGTCGTCACCGTCTTCATGCCGAGATTGCCGAGGAAATAGACGAGCAGATAGGTGCCGGCGGCAATCGAGCTCAGCCCGAAACCGAGCTGGAACAACAGCGGCAGCAGGAACGGCGTCGCATTGATCGCCACCCGGCAGGCCGTGCCCGCCGACAGCGTCGACATCGAGAAGGTCTGGACGCGGAAGGCCGACAGGTCGAGCAGCGGATTGTCGACGGTGAGGAAATGCCGGGTCGCCATCACAGACAGCACGATACCGGCTGCAAGCATGAGCAGGACCGGCAAAAGCCCGCCGTCCCATTTGACCGAAAGCTCCAGGGCGGCGAGCAGAAAGGTCAGACCTGCAGCGCTCAGAACGAAGCCGACGAGATCGAGCCGGCCGGGATCGGTTTCGCGCTGCTCCGGCACGAAGCGCAGCACCAACCCCATACCGAGAATGCCGATCGGAATATTGATGAGAAAGTTCCAGTGCCAGCTGGCATAGGTGGTGATGACGCCGCCGAGCACCGGGCCGACCACAGGTGCGGTCAGCGCCGGCCAGGTGATCAGCGCGATCGCCTGGACGAGTTCGGATTTACGGGCGTTCTTCAGCACGATGATGCGCCCGACCGGCGTCATCAGCGCGCTGCCAGCACCCTGGACGGCGCGCCAAAGCACGAATTCCGTGAGGCTGCCGGAGAGCCCGCAAAACAGCGAGGCCGCGGTGAAGACGGCGATCGACATCAGGAAGATACGGCGCGCGCCGAACCTGTCGCCGAGCCAGCCCGACAGCGGAATGAAGGCGGCCATCGTCAGCATGTAGACGGTGATGCCAATGCTCATCGACACCGGCTGGACGTCAAAGCTTGCCGCCATCTGCGGCAGCGAGGTGGCGACGATCGTGCCGTCGAGGATCTGCATGAAGAAGGAAACGGCAACGACCAGCGCCACGATCTTCGCCTGGCGGCCGCTTGCCGCCTCTTGCTCATTCTCGCTCGTCTCTGCCGTTGCCATCGATCTGCCAATGAAAATTCTGGATACCGCGGCAGGAAACAGGAAGGAAGCCGATCGGAGATCTGCCGCGCGGGGATACGCGGAAGAGCCGCGCACTGGGTGCATACCCT is a window of Rhizobium sp. N324 DNA encoding:
- a CDS encoding response regulator — protein: MAFLGISGMQYSGEMFAGARIIVAEDSNVFTSMISKRLKELFDIDVEICRSFEDLQFSYDKSSDPITLAISNINLPGAENGEALEYLVDLSIPTIVFTGTFHESMRDKLMAKDIVDYILKDNIFAVDLLAESICRFLTNHRHHVLIVDDSATARALLSSRLKRYNFRVSTAENGAKALEILKANRDIGLMITDYNMPDIDGFELTRRIRSNIGSHELRIIGVSSSSNRLLSARFLKAGGNDFMLRPFIDEEFYCRVNQNLDTLLQIQSMRKERAVA
- a CDS encoding diguanylate cyclase, yielding MAFQADFQRDGIGLRSGGLKILLVEDSRMFSAVLCHRFQTELGLAVKSCSSLKALRKELAEDGHGYTMAVVDLNLPDSPYGEALDCTIEHDIPAIVFTATFDLNTRNKIMERNVIDYVLKDNEFALDNLVATVRRAISNRKTRVLVVDDVVSARRVLVDLLKAQQYLVVEANSGLEALAALEAYSDIELVVTDHHMPDMSGYELTRRIRHRFGSDRLRVIGVSASNDRMLSASFLKAGASDFLYRPFVAEELQCRIANNAETLAQMRQLRAAAACDYLTGLYNRRYFYDNGPKLVNECLRLKVPSSVAILDIDHFKRLNDTYGHEIGDKVLKAVANRLFTIFDGSDNLLSRLGGEEFAILFPQMDSLAATKLCDEIRSDISRLKVTADDEELGVTISIGIAEIEGYETFENYLNAADQFLYMAKHRGRNQVYSDARMTEEAAQ
- a CDS encoding mechanosensitive ion channel family protein; protein product: MRLRSILLRTILLVTLACAGAPFEGAVAFAQETQTQAAAPAPVDTPFDQAAKEIEKAKTELVALQDSVKGNADNDDALVGLATKADELSRAVITISVNLRPRFDQIKNRLAEIGEPPKDGQPPEAEIVTQERNALAAERAQINAVTGDAENLSIAVTKLVNEIIEMRRRLFADTLFRRTEISVSVLDDAASAFVHEAGEFSQALSSWTSFVWKFKRFPLFAAIFLSLASALILLSGSYRLFGSYLRRDEAIENPSYIGRLSIAFWSTLIRTLALSVLLVTSFFFLNSFNVLRPDIAPVIGALFGTIGLVYFVGRFVNAIFAPHEPHWRLVRLSNLGALSIGYCLLAMAIINGLDYFFGSIGEAMGSPLVLTVVRSLIAALIIGMILIVASFGKPMLAKNGDPDAPGRHWPRGMAIILRVVGAGLIVTALAGYVGLARFVATQLIITGAVVATMYVGLLSGKAISRQESFGDTFFARFLTRRFNLGPVAIDQAGLVVGLAIYAVALVVGVPLILLLWGFHVQDLQLIAYRLFTEVKLGGISISLLGICTGILLFAGVYLLSRWLQRWLDSNVMARSHVDLGVRNSVKTGIGYLGVGLAAIIGVSSAGIDLSSLALVASALSVGIGFGLQNIVSNFVSGLILLVERPFKVGDHVVSGTAEGIVKRISVRATEIETFRKQSIIVPNSELINGLVGNWTHRNKIGRSEIPVSVSYDADPQKVMDILLELTAKIPLVMRNPEPQVEFLRFGPYSLDFELRFFLADMGDGMTVRNNLRIEILRRFKAEGIEIPLPQSDLTIHRDAAPVLANTVKERTDGQDDPKNKPIEEEERPVRQLRGRTADGSLKS
- a CDS encoding DUF924 family protein, with product MMTIRTPQEVYDFWFVRCGRELWFRPPAELDAEIREGFRETHLTLAAGIGDEWRADAESRLAAIIVLDQFSRNIYRGTPLAFATDWLALREAKLALAAGADQAVETACRTFFYLPFEHAEDLGEQERSVALFSALGDAEYLDYAIRHRDVIAAYGRFPHRNAMLGRESTAGERDYLSKPGAGF
- a CDS encoding sensor histidine kinase, producing the protein MSNSSGDADALIHILYIDDDEGLALLMQKNLSRRGFSVEWAPNGAAGLARLGEGGFDAVVLDHVLADEIGLDILPCIMAQPDHPPVIYATGSDDTSIAVAALKAGADDYMLKGISADYFDLLAAALEQALERARFRRETAQAQEVIRQQRDLAEMLLAEVNHRIANSLGLVGALIRMQSSMTKDQVAIDALHETQMRINAIASVHRRLYTNRQVGSVQVDEYLDSLLTELEASMRDDKRPHRIVLTAEPVNLATDKVITLGLIVSELVTNAFKYAYPDSVPGEIRVFVDQTDEALRVVVEDDGAGFDPESPARGTGLGARILTAMAASLKSDLAYDPGHDGTKATLVFSLSEGK
- a CDS encoding GlxA family transcriptional regulator, whose translation is MNRMQIKKRSLVFFMVPQFTMLPFSAAVDTLRIANRMLGYQAYTWRLASLDGDKVYSSCGIGVEANSSLAEERRHLGGENRPGMVLVCSGIDVEQFNNKSVNAWLRECYNRSVAVGSLCTGAHVLAQAGLLNGKRCAIHWENLPGFSEAFPQAEVYADLYEIDGNLYTCAGGTASLDMMLNLVGEDFGESLVNRICEQHLTDRVRNPHDRQRLPLRARLGVQNAKVLSIIELMEGNLAEPLSLIEIADGAGLSRRQIERLFRQEMGRSPARYYLEIRLDRARHLLVQSSMPVVEVAVACGFVSASHFSKCYRELYHRSPQQERAERKMTMATARQQAVAA